A stretch of Oncorhynchus mykiss isolate Arlee chromosome 14, USDA_OmykA_1.1, whole genome shotgun sequence DNA encodes these proteins:
- the med7 gene encoding mediator of RNA polymerase II transcription subunit 7, protein MGEPQQVSALPPPPMQYIKEYTEENIRKGLAPKPPPPIRDTYMMFGNQFQCDDLIIRPLESQGIERLHPMQFHHKRELKKLNMSILVNFLDLLDILIKSPGSIKREEKLEDLKLLFVHMHHLINEYRPHQARETLRVMMEVQKRQRLETAERFQKHLERVMEMIQGCLASLPDDLLQTEASSGVGDGARGGGALGLAVRLKTEPMEVEEAGASCMAVGPQQDKSMGGAAKKDRVWDKDAAMCSIIDEIA, encoded by the coding sequence ATGGGTGAACCACAGCAGGTGAGTGccctacctccccctcccatGCAGTACATCAAGGAGTACACTGAGGAGAACATCCGCAAGGGGCTCGCCCCCAAACCCCCTCCTCCCATCCGAGACACCTACATGATGTTCGGCAACCAGTTCCAGTGTGACGACCTGATCATCCGACCGCTGGAGAGCCAGGGCATCGAGCGGCTCCACCCCATGCAGTTTCACCACAAACGGGAGCTCAAGAAGCTCAACATGTCCATCCTGGTGAATTTCCTGGATCTCCTGGACATCCTGATCAAGAGCCCTGGcagtataaagagagaggagaagctgGAGGACCTGAAGCTATTGTTTGTCCACATGCACCATCTGATCAATGAGTACCGTCCGCACCAGGCCAGAGAGACCTTGAGGGTGATGATGGAAGTGCAGAAGAGACAGCGCCTGGAGACTGCAGAGAGGTTCCAGAAACATCTGGAGAGGGTCATGGAGATGATCCAGGGATGCCTGGCCTCCCTGCCCGATGACCTGCTGCAGACTGAGGCCTCGAGTGGGGTAGGGGATGGGGCGAGGGGTGGTGGAGCGTTGGGGTTGGCCGTCAGGCTAAAGACTGAGCCCATGGAAGTGGAGGAGGCTGGGGCTAGCTGTATGGCTGTTGGGCCACAACAGGACAAAAGCATGGGTGGTGCTGCTAAGAAGGATAGAGTATGGGACAAGGATGCAGCAATGTGTAGTATTATCGACGAGATTGCCTGA